In a genomic window of Phoenix dactylifera cultivar Barhee BC4 unplaced genomic scaffold, palm_55x_up_171113_PBpolish2nd_filt_p 000371F, whole genome shotgun sequence:
- the LOC120105805 gene encoding uncharacterized protein LOC120105805 — translation MMRMMEMQQRFMEQQQQFMQQQLQHQQQQVTPQYLQGATSRQEHHVSLAEFKKFAPSAFKGTSDPLEAETWLNEMEKVFNALRCPDEDRVTFATFMLLGEADIWWNVERGKMGQNATSLTWEGFKELFRDKYIPQSVRRQKFREFIRLEQGNMTVAEYAAKFEELARYAPGQVENERERAEKFESGLRARIRQQVSTFELSSYKDVVNKALVVERGLNDTQEERERILKKRNRQAELQNKQGRNTESKPKKQTTVNDKTQHKDTVKCYRCGGPHYRRDCHWFNGNCFSCGQQGHRADTCPNRREQQTRQASQPIQGAPTNQATQNEQQREGQQRPRTQGRVYALTQHDADASNTVVTGTIEISSTNAYILIDPGATHSFVSADFVGRNSTLISLPLEIELCVSIPNEDIILVNSVCKDCILNIEGREMKVDLLVLGMKDFDMILGMDWLAAYHATVDCFEKTVKF, via the coding sequence ATGATGAGAATGATGGAGATGCAACAACGCTTCATGGAACAGCAGCAACAATTTATGCAGCAACAGTTACAACATCAGCAGCAACAGGTGACTCCTCAGTACCTACAGGGGGCTACGAGTCGGCAGGAGCATCATGTTAGTTTGGCAGAATTCAAAAAGTTTGCACCTTCAGCTTTTAAAGGCACTTCTGACCCTTTAGAGGCTGAGACTTGGCTGAATGAAATGGAAAAGGTTTTCAATGCTCTGAGATGCCCTGACGAGGATAGGGTTACTTTTGCTACATTTATGCTGCTGGGAGAAGCGGATATTTGGTGGAATGTGGAAAGAGGAAAGATGGGACAGAACGCTACATCTTTGACTTGGGAAGGATTTAAGGAGCTTTTCCGTGACAAATATATTCCTCAAAGCGTGAGACGGCAGAAATTTCGAGAGTTTATCCGGTTAGAGCAGGGGAATATGACGGTCGCAGAGTATGCTGCAAAGTTTGAGGAACTGGCCAGGTATGCCCCAGGACAGGTGGAGAATGAAAGAGAACGAGCTGAGAAGTTTGAAAGTGGACTTAGAGCCCGAATCAGACAACAGGTGTCTACCTTCGAGCTATCTTCCTACAAGGATGTGGTTAACAAAGCTTTGGTAGTTGAAAGGGGCTTAAATGATActcaagaagagagggaaagaattttgaaaaAGAGGAATAGACAAGCTGAGCTACAAAATAAACAGGGCAGAAATACTGAATCCAAGCCCAAGAAACAAACTACTGTGAATGATAAAACTCAGCACAAGGATACTGTAAAATGCTATAGATGTGGTGGCCCCCACTATCGAAGAGACTGTCACTGGTTTAATGGGAATTGTTTTTCATGTGGCCAACAGGGCCATAGGGCAGACACTTGTCCTAATCGCAGAGAGCAACAAACTCGACAGGCATCTCAGCCTATTCAGGGAGCTCCAACCAACCAAGCAACTCAGAATGAACAACAACGAGAAGGACAGCAGAGGCCTAGAACCCAGGGGCGAGTCTACGCTCTTACACAACACGACGCCGATGCCTCTAACACCGTGGTGACAGGTACAATTGAAATCTCATCCACGAATGCCTATATTTTGATTGATCCTGGAGCTACTCATTCTTTTGTATCTGCTGATTTTGTTGGAAGAAATAGTACATTGATTTCTTTGCCACTAGAGATTGAACTGTGTGTCTCCATACCTAATGAAGATATAATCTTAGTTAACTCTGtttgcaaagattgtatcttgaaTATTGAAGGCAGGGAAATGAAAGTAGATTTACTAGTCCTAGGGATGAAGGATTTCGACATGATCCTTGGGATGGACTGGTTGGCAGCATATCATGCCACTGTTGACTGCTTCGAGAAAacagtaaaattttaa